TAAGTAGGAGTGGCTCCCATTAAAGAGAAATTGAGAGATGGTGCTCACAAACCTATTGGTACCCCAGTTAGAAAGATTGATCATATAAGGATTTCATGAAGTGaagcaaaacaaaatttatgtAATCCTAAACTAACATGGAGAAAATTAATTCAAGATGATCTTATAACCTTATATCTTTATGAAGATGCACGAGTGGGAGAAAGAGAACTTGTATAGCCAACCCCCATTCacttgaattaaatatattagcaGTACAGCATCGATTGATCGcagataaagaaataaagattgcAGATAAAGCAATTCACTCTTAAAAAGTATTCTGGACTGTATAAAACAATACTCAGAGCCATAATATCAGTAACAAGGCAGAAGCTCTACCCAAAAGTTTGACAACTATCCAATGGCTGCATGGCTGACACGACTCCATCAATGGAATCAAAATCTCGCCTATTCTTGAGAAGCATTTTTGCAAAATCGAGTGCCTTCCGCTCGCATTCAGCTCGTTTGCTAGCATCCTTAATTGATTCAAAATCCTCAACATGGGCTACCCCAACTATTCTCCTATTAATTGAAatggaggaaaaaaaaagtactATCAGTGTGGTGTTTGAATCAGAATGTCAAAAAGTAACCATTTCGAGATGTAAAAGTAAGAGttggttcttttttttttccattagAACTTGAAAGCTTAttcatcttaattttttttttttctcatacatTAAGATGTTCCTGTTCAGATTACCAAGAATAGCAAATCTCAGGACAAGTACATAGAAACtacaaagacaaaataaaaaacttgcTTGCTTACCTTATCATTTTTGCTGCACCAAATCCAAGCGTGTCATGGAACAAGTCTCTCATGAATTTTCTCTGTACAAGCTGCCGAACTTCGGgcttattataaatttctgGAAGATATGCCTCACCAGGTCCATCCTTGTGCTCATCCCAAAGTGCAATGAACTTTTTGTCGAAAAGATTCCATGTATTTTCGATTATCTTCAAAATCCACTCTTTATATGACTGCATTTAAATGTGACTTTTAGAAATAAAcctcaaaaataattaagtaacAAAATTACAAAGTAAAATATGCAAGAGAAGTTGTGATTACTTTCCAGTCCATAAGCAAGCTGAATCATGCAGAACACGAAAAAGaacttttgaaattatttCCATCTTAGTTTTAGTAATGTAAGTTTagattaatttgatttgattcaGGATTCTGTGCCTAGCGCATCTTCTCTCTGCCTCCCATCTTTTatcctcttcttcctttctttcatCCAAGATACTGCTGCAGTGTTGCAAAAAGTTGCTATTTTAGTAAATCcttctctcatattcaaatCAACCTGGCTTCAATTTTCGACCTCCAAACTTACTTTTACAAATCTGAACCccaaatttaatcaaatagtTGAATTCAGCCACAATTGAGGAATTACTAAGCAGATACTTTTGAACCTGTACTGCATCATCAAGCTATCGctattttgaaaaaaacaGGTAATGCAAACAGAGAATAtccaagaaacaaaagaaaatggagaaatAAGAAGATCAAAACAGAAATTTGCTAATTTACATAGGCAACAGACCAAAGATTGATGGCAGTCACAAGCCAGAAATCACCAGGGTCAAAGTGTTGGATATATTAGTCAACAAATTCCTATAGAAACATTGAAGCAGGTGTTAACACGTGCACCCTGTTTCCTTATGGGGATATGAGTTCACATGTGAGATGGTGTCAAATCAGTTTGCAGATTTCAGGATTTTTTTGGTCATTAACTACAAGGTCATTGACAACACCAACATTATTGTCTCTACAGCTCAATGTACGAACAGCCAGCCCAAGCAAACTTTTCTCAACTGCTTTCCTTTATTTCAACCTTGTTATTATATCATAACATGATTTTGACAACATTTCTTTCTTGACCTGGACATTCCTCAACTTGATTTGAAGTTTCGGATTTTAtttgcttatatatatatacgagTGTGTGGGGGTTTGTGCTTTTGCATTATGCTACGTATTTGCACGAATTGATAGTTTTTTTAGATTTCAGAAGTATTGTTATGCTGTATGTTTCAGTAAATTCGTGTTATACTACTGCAATGAGTATTATCTTGCTACTTTTGAAACAACTAAAAGTAGCATTGGATGCAAGTCTGTAACCCGTTAGTGCAATTACAACCATGATTTAGAATGCCTCTGACGACCTAATGAATTGAGTTATTTAGATGAATAATAAGTAGCATTTCTTCACAAAATAGCAAAGGGTAGAAACAGTAAACACCAGTAGAGCTAGAAAGAATAAACAACTTAATTTGAGAGGTGTCTTGTACAAAGGgaaattttacaaaatctAGAAACATAGCCATTATAATAGGAGCTAAGGACCAactaaatgaaattataaaactattcTTTAACTAAATTGAATGCATGAGGTAATGCATATGATTGAGACTGAGTTGGAAATAATACAGACACAAAAGACAAATAATGGGCATAGAACAGccaaaagcaacaaaaagaaaaagagagaaaatcaataaactgaaaatggaaaagaacTTGACTTACTTTACGATCATTTGCTGAATCAGCATGGCCAGCTTGAGCAAAGTATGCCAAAATCAGGTTCCCAATAAAAGCTCCAATATCAAAACCCATTGGaccataaaatgaaaattctgGATCTATAACCTGAGTTGAAGAAGGAGTAACCATGACTGAACCAGTGTGGAGATCTCCATGTATTAAGGCTTGGCCTCTTTCACAGAACCTGTGCAAAAAGACAAGTCTGATGGATTAGATGATGAACTAACTAAAACaatttgtgaagaaaaaagcTATGAAGATGAAAACAATACTTGGATTTTAATTCAGCAATTTCAAGCTTCAAAATATTATCCTCACGGACAGCCTCAGCATCGTGATCAAGGTAAGGGGAAGTCCAATGGTTGTATTGAGAAACTTTGTACGGgtcagagaaaacaacctgctCAGTTAGCCTGCATAACTCCACATTCCCACAGAATTCAGCAACTGCATACAGCATTCAAAATAAGCATGTCGGCAACATTTCTTCAATGACAATTGAATGTCTACCTAACAAAtcaaataaacaataaatgaAAGACAGAAACACTTACCAGCACGTTTGTGCTCAGTGGTGGTAAGATACAGAAGGGATGTATAAAAAAGAGTCTTTGCCATATAATCCGACATATGTTCTGCTAAATGAGGGTACTCATGTCCACCAATTAGCCCTTTTCTAAGGATAATATGAGGAGGCTCCAAGTATCGCATGCCAATCAAACACATAGTGTGATCAAAGTGATAAACATCAGGAACATGTTCCGGGCACAACCGGCCATGCTCTTTAAGAGTCCGAGCTTCAAAATAGGCTCTTTCCTTTGTCATAGGCCATGATTCGCCAATACAGCGTATGTAAGGGAGTGcctaaaagataataaagatTAGAACAAGTCTAGAACACTTCGACAATCATCtccaaatatataaatatatattatcctTCGTCTAATAAAAGTGAACAGAATTATCAACTTTCAACAGTAAATAGTTGAgctcaaaaatttattaaattccaCAAGTGCATACATAGCTCCATAAAGAATATAGCTTAAAATGTTAATAGATTCTCATTTTTTCCCAGAATAATCCCATTTCCCAGTTTCCAATACAGTAATCATATCCAATAAAcgggaaaagaaaatacaactCATTACTACAAATGGCAGCCAAAACACAGTCAATCTGAACACAAATTACACTCCTTccactaaaaaaataattaagcttTATCACATATAAATGAAAACCCAATTCCAAAGATTCAATCTTTACCTGCTTAATAACAAAAGAACCATCAGAACTAACAACTATGTAGACAAAATTAAGATTCCCATCGCCAACTTCTTTAATCTTCAAGTCATCAAACTTGTCGCCAATCTTATTGGCCAATACAGGAGTACCCCTTATATACTCTATCAAAGACTTCTCGTCCAGTGGCCTAAACTCTGAGAATGCCATGTGGATGCAAAGGCGGAGATTGTGGTTGTGGTTGTGATGGTGATGGAACGATGGTGGGTTTTTAAGGAGGAAAAAGGAATTGgctttctgttttttttttcttttggtgaaTAAGGAGGATGAGTGATGACTTTGACCAAACTGCTGGAGGCGTGACTCTTGCTGGACCCAAGGCGTCGATGTGGTTCGTTGAACCTAGTCGTTTTGTGCCCAGTCTGCTTCACTAATACGCAGATGCAGCTCCAATCGGACTAGTATGAGTATCATATGTTCTTGAAAAATGCACAAGTATGGATGAGcctttaaatatttatccaAAGTACAAGTAATTATTTAACGCTCATTTTGTCTTATTtacttaactatttttaaaatgatttaaagttaaatttatatgaagtTCATTTTGGATCGatctaatatttaaagttCATACTGATATATTAAAGACATGATAGCATATTTAAACACctatttagatattaaaattttaattattttaacatgtttttataaataaaataaaaatttaattacttctCAATTGATTTTTGAGAtaaaagtttataattaaattatcatatattatttacaatttttgaaatcagttttttttttttagaattgaaCCGAttcttcaattaaattataatttgtgatgaaaaataattcgtttaattaaaaatttaaataaataaaaaaaccatTAAATCtcgataaaatatataaaattcaccGTAAACCATAAAAATTGTATGAATAGTAACGAACCGAGtggattaaaatattaaatataaaattttaaatatttttataatattttaaattagtaagtaaagaatatatttattttttaacaaaatatataataaaaaatcaacaaattattagttattattaatatgaaattacaTGACAGATAAATTTTGACATTTGAAGCTTAATGTGTGTCCATTAATATgcatcttttttaaaataatttttattattatttctatttttgttattagttatttataattagttttattattaaaaaatcaatagcTCAAACCATTAATCCAACGATTAAACCGGTTTTGATAGCATTGCTTTAAACCATACCTAAAccggaaaaaagaaaatgaaaataaaaaaattcaatccaGCTACTAATCTTCGATTTAAAGCCATTTTTGATAATTCTGCCACGTAACTAGGATTTTGAGTAGCTCAAGTGAAAGTGTAACAAACGCGCTTCATTTCGCGGGTAGGATAATCTCCAAAAAACTTGCATATTCCTCTCCCGCAAACGCAAAGCAAACTCAACTATTGCAAGTTGTATTTCGCTCCGCAGATTAGGCGTGTACAACTCGCGCCAATTAGATGGAAACGAAACTGCTTCTCACTTTAGCAACAATCATTTCTCTCTTCATCTCCACAATCTCCGGTCAGTCTCCCGCCGGAAATGCTTATCTCAGGCTCCGAACACCGGGAGAATCCTTGTGCAGTCAGCTCATCGAACCCGCCGGTTATCCTTGCACCGAATACACTgtaatctctctctctctctctcactcagTCGCTTAGTCAAAAAAAGAAACGCAGTCGTATCATTAATTTCATGAATATCAAATGTATTatgattttttgtttttagagTCAGTGAATTTGTAATTAATCAACCCTTTAATTGTAAGTAATTcgatatttttcttatttttctaaaagcttgtgtttatataattatttgttgTATTGAAGTACATAAAACTGCAGTGagttttgatttaattgagattattttgatttaattatattataaatggTTTTGGTCTTATAGATACAAACACAGGATGGTTATTTACTAGCTCTTCAACGTGTATCATCGCGTAATGGTGAATTAAAGCTGACACGAGGACCTCCTGTTTTGCTTCAGCATGGACTCTTTATGGTGATACTCATATTTACTACAATTGGTTCTTGTTAAAATTCTGGTTTTTCTGTAGTGACTtgaaaattttagtatttactATCATGATTTCTTGTTTAAGAAGTTAAGTATGCACTGCAATGTTTGATAATGAATCTCATACACTTCTTAGTCCTTTGAATCCAGTAACTTTGTACATTAATCTGGTGAAGAATGTGTCCACGAAATTAAGATGCCATTTATTTGCTTGTTACTTTTCAAGACAGTACTTTTAGATTAGTTTAATGTGGGTTAATTCGTTTACATGCCTAGTTGTTTCCGATAAGCTCAAGTTCCTAGTTgaattaacttattttaagAGTTTTCTGAACCAAAATTAGTGAATTtgccttcttttttttgtttattaatcATTTTGGATTTGTAAAGAATATTTTCCCAATAAAATTCACTATAGAGCGTACCAACgttgtttttcttaaaataatatgcatTTTTATGGAGCTGGCTGTTCACAATGAAGTAATACTTGGTGTTTCGTATTCTTTGATATAAACATTAAtcctaaatttaatttgtgaACAGGCAGGTGATGCATGGTTTTTGAACTCTCCAGACCAGTCATTAGGCTTCATTCTCGCAGATCAGGGATTTGATGTATGGGTTGGAAATGTTCGTGGGACTTTTTGGAGTTATGGGCATGTATACCTGTCAAAGAAAGATAAGGTAGACGAAGTCTAGAAGATATTCCTATTTTCCGGTGGTTGTGCTAGTATTGAGCCTCATACTGAATTCAAAAACCTGTCAATATTTGTTTTTGACTATTTCTGGGTGTTCTACTCTTTTCCATATTGTGAATTCACAAAGTAAATGTGTTATTCCTTCAGGAATTTTGGGATTGGAGTTGGCAGGAATTGGCTCTTTATGACCTTGCAGCAATGATACACCATGTATATTCAACaacaaactctaaaatttttattgttgGGCACTCGCAGGTATAACTCATGCTCAATTGCATCTGGCTTTTGCTCCTTGTTCCCGTATGCACTTAAGTTATTTACTTTTCCTGCAGGGGACAATCATGTCTCTGGCAGCTCTAATTAAGCCAAATATAGTCGAAATGGTTGAAGCTGCTGCGCTTCTGTGTCCAATATCATACTTGAATCATATAAGTGCTCCACTTGTACTTCGAATGGTTAGGTTGCATCTTGATCAGGTATATTTTGTTTGCTATATTTTGCAGTATCTTATGGCTGTTCAGTGATAGAATAAGTTTATCTCTTCTTTCTGACAGATGGTTGTGGCCATGGGCATACATGAATTGAACTTTAGAAGGTTTTAAGCTACTACGCCCTCTCCCTCTCtcacatattttctttttgcactTTTTCGCTCAAATTTCTGATATTTTAGTGAGTtaacttttcttcattttgtaATTTGCTCTGTTGTCTACAGTGAAGTATTAATAAACCTTTTGGATTCCATATGCGACAATCGCCTGGAATGCAATGACTTGCTAACTTCTTTAACaggtctctctctctttctctttctctgtgcagtctttaatttttcagtttGCTGGTTTAAGTTCTCCTATGAATTCTGTCCTTTTTATGCAGTAGCAGTGAAAAAGAAGTGTATATTTAGACATAATAACACAAAAGCTCAACTGAATCATGCTAATCGTATAATGTTGAAAtggattaaaaagaaaaagtcatgaagtataataatttgcgtttaagatttataaattagttGGGCAAGTTTTTTCTACTTGGCAGTTCAGCAGGTATTTCTGACAGTTTGGTCTGGGTGCATTGCTGCAGCTGCTCTAACTTGGAACCACATTTTAATGTCATCATGTCGTATTTGTTTTTACCTGTTATCctgttattcttttttattaggGATCATTAAGTTACTGTGCTTGTTTATATTATCACTTCTACAGATTTATTAGGGCAGAATTCCTTGGACAGAAGGTCCTCTAGCATTAGATTAATCAGATTCTATATTGGTAGAACTAATAAATTTGCAGTTCTCAATGCTGAatgcttattattttgttccctTTTGATGGAATCATAGGTCTTGATAATGTTATTCATGATTTCATGGTTTATAACTTGATTCTACAGTGCTAGACGATACCTGGATATTAATATTACAGAAAAGATAATTTGGCTCTTTATCTTGATGCAAAtccatttttccttttcttttcatatatgCTTAGCTTTACTAAGAATGAACATGTAAGTCATGGGTGTGAGGCAAACTGAAGTACAGTAAATAGTTTTTGTTGGGAGAACCAATGAAATTAAGGTGCTGTTATgctctttaaaaaaattgtttgaTAATATATGCGGTTTTTCCATCCTAAACCAAGTATTTTGTAACATTACAGGGAGCAATTGTTGCCTTAACACCTCACGTATGGATCtcttttttgaatatgagCCTCACCCATCATCGACAAAAAACCTGCGCCATCTTTTCCAGAGTATGTTCCGCCCACTTCTCTTTTAGTAGTCATATATGCAAATTCCAATTTAAGTTCATCTGTTGGAAATTTTTTGCTTACTTGAACTGTTATGTTCAATCAAACTGAATTCAATTCTCATGCGCTTTTCTCGTTCTTGACAGTGATTCGTCAGGGTACTTTTTCACATTATGATTATGGAATATTTAAAAACCTCAAGCTATATGGTCAGGTTGAACCCCCAGCATTTGATCTTAGTCTAATACCCAAGTCATTGCCTTTATGGATGGGTTATGGGGGCTATGATGGATTAGCGGATGTGAAGGATGTAGAGCACACTCTAGAGGACCTGCAATCCAAACCTCAGCTGCTTTATCTAGAGAACTATGGTCATATAGACTTCCTCTTGAGCGAGCGAGCAAAGGAGGATGTTTTCAACCATATGATTGGATTTTTCAGGTCATTGGGTAATTCTTGAGTTAGATACTTGTAATATGAGACAATACTGTTTATTATATGTGTATTTCACTAATTAGCTGTGTGCATAAATTGTAAAGGTGCCTTTCCTCCCT
The nucleotide sequence above comes from Ricinus communis isolate WT05 ecotype wild-type chromosome 6, ASM1957865v1, whole genome shotgun sequence. Encoded proteins:
- the LOC8288105 gene encoding methylthioribose kinase, which translates into the protein MAFSEFRPLDEKSLIEYIRGTPVLANKIGDKFDDLKIKEVGDGNLNFVYIVVSSDGSFVIKQALPYIRCIGESWPMTKERAYFEARTLKEHGRLCPEHVPDVYHFDHTMCLIGMRYLEPPHIILRKGLIGGHEYPHLAEHMSDYMAKTLFYTSLLYLTTTEHKRAVAEFCGNVELCRLTEQVVFSDPYKVSQYNHWTSPYLDHDAEAVREDNILKLEIAELKSKFCERGQALIHGDLHTGSVMVTPSSTQVIDPEFSFYGPMGFDIGAFIGNLILAYFAQAGHADSANDRKSYKEWILKIIENTWNLFDKKFIALWDEHKDGPGEAYLPEIYNKPEVRQLVQRKFMRDLFHDTLGFGAAKMIRRIVGVAHVEDFESIKDASKRAECERKALDFAKMLLKNRRDFDSIDGVVSAMQPLDSCQTFG
- the LOC8288106 gene encoding triacylglycerol lipase 1: METKLLLTLATIISLFISTISGQSPAGNAYLRLRTPGESLCSQLIEPAGYPCTEYTIQTQDGYLLALQRVSSRNGELKLTRGPPVLLQHGLFMAGDAWFLNSPDQSLGFILADQGFDVWVGNVRGTFWSYGHVYLSKKDKEFWDWSWQELALYDLAAMIHHVYSTTNSKIFIVGHSQGTIMSLAALIKPNIVEMVEAAALLCPISYLNHISAPLVLRMVRLHLDQMVVAMGIHELNFRSEVLINLLDSICDNRLECNDLLTSLTGSNCCLNTSRMDLFFEYEPHPSSTKNLRHLFQMIRQGTFSHYDYGIFKNLKLYGQVEPPAFDLSLIPKSLPLWMGYGGYDGLADVKDVEHTLEDLQSKPQLLYLENYGHIDFLLSERAKEDVFNHMIGFFRSLGNS